From the Phyllostomus discolor isolate MPI-MPIP mPhyDis1 chromosome 7, mPhyDis1.pri.v3, whole genome shotgun sequence genome, one window contains:
- the IL17RE gene encoding interleukin-17 receptor E isoform X3, translating into MGHRRLAALLLPLHLLLTGLSTSAGIGCPCLPHWNTRCLLAVHMVLCLQDDSFTERSAHIPCHTQFATPISPKPRGPWLWSCPCCLCLHPVSALSGLRWGWFHRLVQKSKKPYMFQFCRRHKMPASAQRKLLSRYCLSEKGHHISVTSQDISHKKLRFKRTQPSDPEAVEVLLRRDSQKHKGPEFYFDLLPEARVIRVSIPPGPEVNVRLCHQWALECEELNSPFDAQETVSWGRTVDLPYEFLQPCLCIEASYLQEDTVRRRKCPFQSWPEAYGPDFWKSVKFTDYSQHSQMVMALTLHCPLKLEASLCQRQGWHILCEDLPNATARESEGRYVLEKVDLHPQLCFKFSFGNSSHVECPRQTAAPSWNVSIDTQAQQLILHFSTRIHATFSAAWSHPDLGQDGLVPPVYSISQTQGSGPVTLDLIIPFLRPGGCILVWRSDVQFAWKRLLCPDVSHRRLGLLILALLALTTLLGVVLVLTLWRPLSGPGPAQPVLLLHAADSEAQRRLVGALAELLRATLGGGRDVIVDLWEGTRMARLGPLPWLWAARAQVMRERGTVLLLWSSACSSPTCGPDPHTSPLCGLLRTAPRPLLLLAYFSSLCTKGDIPPPLRALPRYRLLRDLPRLLRALGAAGPSTQATGWGRLGARQCLRSRLELCRRLEREAATLAHQT; encoded by the exons ATGGGGCACCGCAGACTGgcagccctgctcctgcctctccaCTTGCTGCTCACTGGCCTCTCCACCTCTGCTGGGATTGGCTGCCCCTGTCTGCCCCACTGGAACACCCGCTGTCTGCTCGCTGTCCACATG GTTCTGTGCCTTCAGGATGACAGTTTCACAG AAAGATCTGCCCATATTCCTTGTCATACCCAGTTCGCTACCCCCATCTCCCCAAAGCCTCGGGGTCCTTGGCTCTGGAGCTGCCCCTGCTGTTTGTGCCTACACCCGGTGTCAGCTCTTTCTG GCCTTCGGTGGGGCTGGTTCCACCGCCTGGTGCAGAAATCCAAAAAGCCTTACATGTTCCAGTTCTGTAGGAGACACAAGATGCCAGCCTCTGCTCAG AGGAAGCTGCTGAGTCGCTATTGCCTGTCTGAGAAGGGCCATCACATCTCTGTCACCTCCCAAGACATCTCCCACAAGAAGCTGCGCTTCAAAAGGACCCAACCTTCAGACCCAGAGGCAGTGGAAGTTCTCCTGAGACGGGACTCACAGAAGCATAAAG GGCCTGAGTTCTACTTTGACTTGCTGCCTGAGGCCCGAGTTATTCGAGTGAGCATCCCCCCAGGCCCTGAGGTCAATGTACGTCTTTGTCACCAGTGGGCACTAGAGTGCGAAGAGCTGAACAGTCCCTTTGACGCCCAG GAAACCGTGTCTTGGGGCCGCACTGTAGACCTGCCTTATGAATTCCTTCAGCCCTGTCTGTGCATAGAG GCATCCTACCTCCAAGAGGACACTGTGAGGCGCAGAAAATGTCCCTTTCAGAGCTGGCCTGAAGCCT ATGGCCCGGACTTTTGGAAGTCAGTGAAATTTACTGACTACAGCCAACACAGTCAGATGGTCATGGCCCTGACACTCCACTGCCCACTGAAGCTGGaggcctccctctgccagaggcagggctggcacATCCTCTGTGAAGACCTCCCCAATGCCACAGCTCGAGAGTCAGAGGGG AGGTATGTTTTGGAGAAGGTGGACTTGCACCCCCAGCTCTGCTTCAAG TTCTCTTTTGGAAACAGCAGCCATGTTGAATGTCCCCGCCAGACTG CAGCCCCATCCTGGAATGTGAGCATTGACACCCAGGCTCAGCAGCTGATCCTTCACTTCTCCACAAGGATACATGCCACCTTCAGTGCTGCTTGGAGCCACCCAGACTTGGGACAGGACGGTCTGGTGCCCCCCGTATACAGCATCAGCCAG ACTCAGGGTTCAGGCCCAGTGACACTAGATCTCATCATTCCCTTCCTGAGGCCAGGGGGCTGTATTCTG GTGTGGCGGTCAGATGTTCAGTTTGCCTGGAAGCGCCTCTTGTGTCCGGATG TCTCTCATAGACGCCTGGGACTATTGATCCTGGCACTGCTGGCCCTCACCACCCTTTTGGGAGTTGTTCTGGTCCTCACCCTCTGGCGCCCACTATCAG GCCCCGGCCCAGCGCAGCCAGTGCTGCTCCTGCATGCAGCGGACTCAGAGGCGCAGCGGCGTCTAGTGGGAGCACTGGCTGAACTGCTGCGGGCCACTTTGGGCGGTGGACGCGATGTGATCGTGGACCTGTGGGAGGGGACGCGCATGGCGCGCCTGGGCCCACTGCCGTGGCTGTGGGCTGCGCGGGCGCAAGTGATGCGGGAGCGGGGCACCGTGCTGCTGCTGTGGAGCAGCGCCTGTTCCAGCCCCACCTGCGGCCCGGATCCCCACACTTCGCCCCTGTGTGGCCTGCTCCGCACCGCCCCACGTCCGCTTCTGCTGCTCGCTTACTTCAGTAGCCTCTGCACCAAAGGCGACATTCCCCCGCCGCTGCGCGCCCTGCCGCGCTACCGCCTGCTGCGTGACCTGCCTCGCCTGCTGCGAGCGCTGGGCGCCGCTGGGCCTTCCACCCAAGCCACTGGCTGGGGCCGCCTGGGCGCTCGGCAGTGCCTGCGGAGTCGCCTGGAACTGTGCCGCCGGCTGGAACGCGAGGCAGCCACACTTGCCCACCAAACCTGA
- the IL17RE gene encoding interleukin-17 receptor E isoform X1 — MGHRRLAALLLPLHLLLTGLSTSAGIGCPCLPHWNTRCLLAVHMVRCHCQDDSFTERSAHIPCHTQFATPISPKPRGPWLWSCPCCLCLHPVSALSGLRWGWFHRLVQKSKKPYMFQFCRRHKMPASAQRKLLSRYCLSEKGHHISVTSQDISHKKLRFKRTQPSDPEAVEVLLRRDSQKHKGPEFYFDLLPEARVIRVSIPPGPEVNVRLCHQWALECEELNSPFDAQETVSWGRTVDLPYEFLQPCLCIEASYLQEDTVRRRKCPFQSWPEAYGPDFWKSVKFTDYSQHSQMVMALTLHCPLKLEASLCQRQGWHILCEDLPNATARESEGRYVLEKVDLHPQLCFKFSFGNSSHVECPRQTAAPSWNVSIDTQAQQLILHFSTRIHATFSAAWSHPDLGQDGLVPPVYSISQTQGSGPVTLDLIIPFLRPGGCILVWRSDVQFAWKRLLCPDVSHRRLGLLILALLALTTLLGVVLVLTLWRPLSGPGPAQPVLLLHAADSEAQRRLVGALAELLRATLGGGRDVIVDLWEGTRMARLGPLPWLWAARAQVMRERGTVLLLWSSACSSPTCGPDPHTSPLCGLLRTAPRPLLLLAYFSSLCTKGDIPPPLRALPRYRLLRDLPRLLRALGAAGPSTQATGWGRLGARQCLRSRLELCRRLEREAATLAHQT; from the exons ATGGGGCACCGCAGACTGgcagccctgctcctgcctctccaCTTGCTGCTCACTGGCCTCTCCACCTCTGCTGGGATTGGCTGCCCCTGTCTGCCCCACTGGAACACCCGCTGTCTGCTCGCTGTCCACATGGTAAGGTGCCATTGCCAG GATGACAGTTTCACAG AAAGATCTGCCCATATTCCTTGTCATACCCAGTTCGCTACCCCCATCTCCCCAAAGCCTCGGGGTCCTTGGCTCTGGAGCTGCCCCTGCTGTTTGTGCCTACACCCGGTGTCAGCTCTTTCTG GCCTTCGGTGGGGCTGGTTCCACCGCCTGGTGCAGAAATCCAAAAAGCCTTACATGTTCCAGTTCTGTAGGAGACACAAGATGCCAGCCTCTGCTCAG AGGAAGCTGCTGAGTCGCTATTGCCTGTCTGAGAAGGGCCATCACATCTCTGTCACCTCCCAAGACATCTCCCACAAGAAGCTGCGCTTCAAAAGGACCCAACCTTCAGACCCAGAGGCAGTGGAAGTTCTCCTGAGACGGGACTCACAGAAGCATAAAG GGCCTGAGTTCTACTTTGACTTGCTGCCTGAGGCCCGAGTTATTCGAGTGAGCATCCCCCCAGGCCCTGAGGTCAATGTACGTCTTTGTCACCAGTGGGCACTAGAGTGCGAAGAGCTGAACAGTCCCTTTGACGCCCAG GAAACCGTGTCTTGGGGCCGCACTGTAGACCTGCCTTATGAATTCCTTCAGCCCTGTCTGTGCATAGAG GCATCCTACCTCCAAGAGGACACTGTGAGGCGCAGAAAATGTCCCTTTCAGAGCTGGCCTGAAGCCT ATGGCCCGGACTTTTGGAAGTCAGTGAAATTTACTGACTACAGCCAACACAGTCAGATGGTCATGGCCCTGACACTCCACTGCCCACTGAAGCTGGaggcctccctctgccagaggcagggctggcacATCCTCTGTGAAGACCTCCCCAATGCCACAGCTCGAGAGTCAGAGGGG AGGTATGTTTTGGAGAAGGTGGACTTGCACCCCCAGCTCTGCTTCAAG TTCTCTTTTGGAAACAGCAGCCATGTTGAATGTCCCCGCCAGACTG CAGCCCCATCCTGGAATGTGAGCATTGACACCCAGGCTCAGCAGCTGATCCTTCACTTCTCCACAAGGATACATGCCACCTTCAGTGCTGCTTGGAGCCACCCAGACTTGGGACAGGACGGTCTGGTGCCCCCCGTATACAGCATCAGCCAG ACTCAGGGTTCAGGCCCAGTGACACTAGATCTCATCATTCCCTTCCTGAGGCCAGGGGGCTGTATTCTG GTGTGGCGGTCAGATGTTCAGTTTGCCTGGAAGCGCCTCTTGTGTCCGGATG TCTCTCATAGACGCCTGGGACTATTGATCCTGGCACTGCTGGCCCTCACCACCCTTTTGGGAGTTGTTCTGGTCCTCACCCTCTGGCGCCCACTATCAG GCCCCGGCCCAGCGCAGCCAGTGCTGCTCCTGCATGCAGCGGACTCAGAGGCGCAGCGGCGTCTAGTGGGAGCACTGGCTGAACTGCTGCGGGCCACTTTGGGCGGTGGACGCGATGTGATCGTGGACCTGTGGGAGGGGACGCGCATGGCGCGCCTGGGCCCACTGCCGTGGCTGTGGGCTGCGCGGGCGCAAGTGATGCGGGAGCGGGGCACCGTGCTGCTGCTGTGGAGCAGCGCCTGTTCCAGCCCCACCTGCGGCCCGGATCCCCACACTTCGCCCCTGTGTGGCCTGCTCCGCACCGCCCCACGTCCGCTTCTGCTGCTCGCTTACTTCAGTAGCCTCTGCACCAAAGGCGACATTCCCCCGCCGCTGCGCGCCCTGCCGCGCTACCGCCTGCTGCGTGACCTGCCTCGCCTGCTGCGAGCGCTGGGCGCCGCTGGGCCTTCCACCCAAGCCACTGGCTGGGGCCGCCTGGGCGCTCGGCAGTGCCTGCGGAGTCGCCTGGAACTGTGCCGCCGGCTGGAACGCGAGGCAGCCACACTTGCCCACCAAACCTGA
- the IL17RE gene encoding interleukin-17 receptor E isoform X2 yields the protein MGHRRLAALLLPLHLLLTGLSTSAGIGCPCLPHWNTRCLLAVHMVRCHCQDDSFTERSAHIPCHTQFATPISPKPRGPWLWSCPCCLCLHPVSALSGLRWGWFHRLVQKSKKPYMFQFCRRHKMPASAQRKLLSRYCLSEKGHHISVTSQDISHKKLRFKRTQPSDPEAVEVLLRRDSQKHKGPEFYFDLLPEARVIRVSIPPGPEVNVRLCHQWALECEELNSPFDAQETVSWGRTVDLPYEFLQPCLCIEASYLQEDTVRRRKCPFQSWPEAYGPDFWKSVKFTDYSQHSQMVMALTLHCPLKLEASLCQRQGWHILCEDLPNATARESEGRYVLEKVDLHPQLCFKFSFGNSSHVECPRQTAPSWNVSIDTQAQQLILHFSTRIHATFSAAWSHPDLGQDGLVPPVYSISQTQGSGPVTLDLIIPFLRPGGCILVWRSDVQFAWKRLLCPDVSHRRLGLLILALLALTTLLGVVLVLTLWRPLSGPGPAQPVLLLHAADSEAQRRLVGALAELLRATLGGGRDVIVDLWEGTRMARLGPLPWLWAARAQVMRERGTVLLLWSSACSSPTCGPDPHTSPLCGLLRTAPRPLLLLAYFSSLCTKGDIPPPLRALPRYRLLRDLPRLLRALGAAGPSTQATGWGRLGARQCLRSRLELCRRLEREAATLAHQT from the exons ATGGGGCACCGCAGACTGgcagccctgctcctgcctctccaCTTGCTGCTCACTGGCCTCTCCACCTCTGCTGGGATTGGCTGCCCCTGTCTGCCCCACTGGAACACCCGCTGTCTGCTCGCTGTCCACATGGTAAGGTGCCATTGCCAG GATGACAGTTTCACAG AAAGATCTGCCCATATTCCTTGTCATACCCAGTTCGCTACCCCCATCTCCCCAAAGCCTCGGGGTCCTTGGCTCTGGAGCTGCCCCTGCTGTTTGTGCCTACACCCGGTGTCAGCTCTTTCTG GCCTTCGGTGGGGCTGGTTCCACCGCCTGGTGCAGAAATCCAAAAAGCCTTACATGTTCCAGTTCTGTAGGAGACACAAGATGCCAGCCTCTGCTCAG AGGAAGCTGCTGAGTCGCTATTGCCTGTCTGAGAAGGGCCATCACATCTCTGTCACCTCCCAAGACATCTCCCACAAGAAGCTGCGCTTCAAAAGGACCCAACCTTCAGACCCAGAGGCAGTGGAAGTTCTCCTGAGACGGGACTCACAGAAGCATAAAG GGCCTGAGTTCTACTTTGACTTGCTGCCTGAGGCCCGAGTTATTCGAGTGAGCATCCCCCCAGGCCCTGAGGTCAATGTACGTCTTTGTCACCAGTGGGCACTAGAGTGCGAAGAGCTGAACAGTCCCTTTGACGCCCAG GAAACCGTGTCTTGGGGCCGCACTGTAGACCTGCCTTATGAATTCCTTCAGCCCTGTCTGTGCATAGAG GCATCCTACCTCCAAGAGGACACTGTGAGGCGCAGAAAATGTCCCTTTCAGAGCTGGCCTGAAGCCT ATGGCCCGGACTTTTGGAAGTCAGTGAAATTTACTGACTACAGCCAACACAGTCAGATGGTCATGGCCCTGACACTCCACTGCCCACTGAAGCTGGaggcctccctctgccagaggcagggctggcacATCCTCTGTGAAGACCTCCCCAATGCCACAGCTCGAGAGTCAGAGGGG AGGTATGTTTTGGAGAAGGTGGACTTGCACCCCCAGCTCTGCTTCAAG TTCTCTTTTGGAAACAGCAGCCATGTTGAATGTCCCCGCCAGACTG CCCCATCCTGGAATGTGAGCATTGACACCCAGGCTCAGCAGCTGATCCTTCACTTCTCCACAAGGATACATGCCACCTTCAGTGCTGCTTGGAGCCACCCAGACTTGGGACAGGACGGTCTGGTGCCCCCCGTATACAGCATCAGCCAG ACTCAGGGTTCAGGCCCAGTGACACTAGATCTCATCATTCCCTTCCTGAGGCCAGGGGGCTGTATTCTG GTGTGGCGGTCAGATGTTCAGTTTGCCTGGAAGCGCCTCTTGTGTCCGGATG TCTCTCATAGACGCCTGGGACTATTGATCCTGGCACTGCTGGCCCTCACCACCCTTTTGGGAGTTGTTCTGGTCCTCACCCTCTGGCGCCCACTATCAG GCCCCGGCCCAGCGCAGCCAGTGCTGCTCCTGCATGCAGCGGACTCAGAGGCGCAGCGGCGTCTAGTGGGAGCACTGGCTGAACTGCTGCGGGCCACTTTGGGCGGTGGACGCGATGTGATCGTGGACCTGTGGGAGGGGACGCGCATGGCGCGCCTGGGCCCACTGCCGTGGCTGTGGGCTGCGCGGGCGCAAGTGATGCGGGAGCGGGGCACCGTGCTGCTGCTGTGGAGCAGCGCCTGTTCCAGCCCCACCTGCGGCCCGGATCCCCACACTTCGCCCCTGTGTGGCCTGCTCCGCACCGCCCCACGTCCGCTTCTGCTGCTCGCTTACTTCAGTAGCCTCTGCACCAAAGGCGACATTCCCCCGCCGCTGCGCGCCCTGCCGCGCTACCGCCTGCTGCGTGACCTGCCTCGCCTGCTGCGAGCGCTGGGCGCCGCTGGGCCTTCCACCCAAGCCACTGGCTGGGGCCGCCTGGGCGCTCGGCAGTGCCTGCGGAGTCGCCTGGAACTGTGCCGCCGGCTGGAACGCGAGGCAGCCACACTTGCCCACCAAACCTGA
- the IL17RE gene encoding interleukin-17 receptor E isoform X5, with amino-acid sequence MGHRRLAALLLPLHLLLTGLSTSAGIGCPCLPHWNTRCLLAVHMDDSFTERSAHIPCHTQFATPISPKPRGPWLWSCPCCLCLHPVSALSGLRWGWFHRLVQKSKKPYMFQFCRRHKMPASAQRKLLSRYCLSEKGHHISVTSQDISHKKLRFKRTQPSDPEAVEVLLRRDSQKHKGPEFYFDLLPEARVIRVSIPPGPEVNVRLCHQWALECEELNSPFDAQETVSWGRTVDLPYEFLQPCLCIEASYLQEDTVRRRKCPFQSWPEAYGPDFWKSVKFTDYSQHSQMVMALTLHCPLKLEASLCQRQGWHILCEDLPNATARESEGRYVLEKVDLHPQLCFKFSFGNSSHVECPRQTAPSWNVSIDTQAQQLILHFSTRIHATFSAAWSHPDLGQDGLVPPVYSISQTQGSGPVTLDLIIPFLRPGGCILVWRSDVQFAWKRLLCPDVSHRRLGLLILALLALTTLLGVVLVLTLWRPLSGPGPAQPVLLLHAADSEAQRRLVGALAELLRATLGGGRDVIVDLWEGTRMARLGPLPWLWAARAQVMRERGTVLLLWSSACSSPTCGPDPHTSPLCGLLRTAPRPLLLLAYFSSLCTKGDIPPPLRALPRYRLLRDLPRLLRALGAAGPSTQATGWGRLGARQCLRSRLELCRRLEREAATLAHQT; translated from the exons ATGGGGCACCGCAGACTGgcagccctgctcctgcctctccaCTTGCTGCTCACTGGCCTCTCCACCTCTGCTGGGATTGGCTGCCCCTGTCTGCCCCACTGGAACACCCGCTGTCTGCTCGCTGTCCACATG GATGACAGTTTCACAG AAAGATCTGCCCATATTCCTTGTCATACCCAGTTCGCTACCCCCATCTCCCCAAAGCCTCGGGGTCCTTGGCTCTGGAGCTGCCCCTGCTGTTTGTGCCTACACCCGGTGTCAGCTCTTTCTG GCCTTCGGTGGGGCTGGTTCCACCGCCTGGTGCAGAAATCCAAAAAGCCTTACATGTTCCAGTTCTGTAGGAGACACAAGATGCCAGCCTCTGCTCAG AGGAAGCTGCTGAGTCGCTATTGCCTGTCTGAGAAGGGCCATCACATCTCTGTCACCTCCCAAGACATCTCCCACAAGAAGCTGCGCTTCAAAAGGACCCAACCTTCAGACCCAGAGGCAGTGGAAGTTCTCCTGAGACGGGACTCACAGAAGCATAAAG GGCCTGAGTTCTACTTTGACTTGCTGCCTGAGGCCCGAGTTATTCGAGTGAGCATCCCCCCAGGCCCTGAGGTCAATGTACGTCTTTGTCACCAGTGGGCACTAGAGTGCGAAGAGCTGAACAGTCCCTTTGACGCCCAG GAAACCGTGTCTTGGGGCCGCACTGTAGACCTGCCTTATGAATTCCTTCAGCCCTGTCTGTGCATAGAG GCATCCTACCTCCAAGAGGACACTGTGAGGCGCAGAAAATGTCCCTTTCAGAGCTGGCCTGAAGCCT ATGGCCCGGACTTTTGGAAGTCAGTGAAATTTACTGACTACAGCCAACACAGTCAGATGGTCATGGCCCTGACACTCCACTGCCCACTGAAGCTGGaggcctccctctgccagaggcagggctggcacATCCTCTGTGAAGACCTCCCCAATGCCACAGCTCGAGAGTCAGAGGGG AGGTATGTTTTGGAGAAGGTGGACTTGCACCCCCAGCTCTGCTTCAAG TTCTCTTTTGGAAACAGCAGCCATGTTGAATGTCCCCGCCAGACTG CCCCATCCTGGAATGTGAGCATTGACACCCAGGCTCAGCAGCTGATCCTTCACTTCTCCACAAGGATACATGCCACCTTCAGTGCTGCTTGGAGCCACCCAGACTTGGGACAGGACGGTCTGGTGCCCCCCGTATACAGCATCAGCCAG ACTCAGGGTTCAGGCCCAGTGACACTAGATCTCATCATTCCCTTCCTGAGGCCAGGGGGCTGTATTCTG GTGTGGCGGTCAGATGTTCAGTTTGCCTGGAAGCGCCTCTTGTGTCCGGATG TCTCTCATAGACGCCTGGGACTATTGATCCTGGCACTGCTGGCCCTCACCACCCTTTTGGGAGTTGTTCTGGTCCTCACCCTCTGGCGCCCACTATCAG GCCCCGGCCCAGCGCAGCCAGTGCTGCTCCTGCATGCAGCGGACTCAGAGGCGCAGCGGCGTCTAGTGGGAGCACTGGCTGAACTGCTGCGGGCCACTTTGGGCGGTGGACGCGATGTGATCGTGGACCTGTGGGAGGGGACGCGCATGGCGCGCCTGGGCCCACTGCCGTGGCTGTGGGCTGCGCGGGCGCAAGTGATGCGGGAGCGGGGCACCGTGCTGCTGCTGTGGAGCAGCGCCTGTTCCAGCCCCACCTGCGGCCCGGATCCCCACACTTCGCCCCTGTGTGGCCTGCTCCGCACCGCCCCACGTCCGCTTCTGCTGCTCGCTTACTTCAGTAGCCTCTGCACCAAAGGCGACATTCCCCCGCCGCTGCGCGCCCTGCCGCGCTACCGCCTGCTGCGTGACCTGCCTCGCCTGCTGCGAGCGCTGGGCGCCGCTGGGCCTTCCACCCAAGCCACTGGCTGGGGCCGCCTGGGCGCTCGGCAGTGCCTGCGGAGTCGCCTGGAACTGTGCCGCCGGCTGGAACGCGAGGCAGCCACACTTGCCCACCAAACCTGA
- the IL17RE gene encoding interleukin-17 receptor E isoform X4: protein MGHRRLAALLLPLHLLLTGLSTSAGIGCPCLPHWNTRCLLAVHMDDSFTERSAHIPCHTQFATPISPKPRGPWLWSCPCCLCLHPVSALSGLRWGWFHRLVQKSKKPYMFQFCRRHKMPASAQRKLLSRYCLSEKGHHISVTSQDISHKKLRFKRTQPSDPEAVEVLLRRDSQKHKGPEFYFDLLPEARVIRVSIPPGPEVNVRLCHQWALECEELNSPFDAQETVSWGRTVDLPYEFLQPCLCIEASYLQEDTVRRRKCPFQSWPEAYGPDFWKSVKFTDYSQHSQMVMALTLHCPLKLEASLCQRQGWHILCEDLPNATARESEGRYVLEKVDLHPQLCFKFSFGNSSHVECPRQTAAPSWNVSIDTQAQQLILHFSTRIHATFSAAWSHPDLGQDGLVPPVYSISQTQGSGPVTLDLIIPFLRPGGCILVWRSDVQFAWKRLLCPDVSHRRLGLLILALLALTTLLGVVLVLTLWRPLSGPGPAQPVLLLHAADSEAQRRLVGALAELLRATLGGGRDVIVDLWEGTRMARLGPLPWLWAARAQVMRERGTVLLLWSSACSSPTCGPDPHTSPLCGLLRTAPRPLLLLAYFSSLCTKGDIPPPLRALPRYRLLRDLPRLLRALGAAGPSTQATGWGRLGARQCLRSRLELCRRLEREAATLAHQT, encoded by the exons ATGGGGCACCGCAGACTGgcagccctgctcctgcctctccaCTTGCTGCTCACTGGCCTCTCCACCTCTGCTGGGATTGGCTGCCCCTGTCTGCCCCACTGGAACACCCGCTGTCTGCTCGCTGTCCACATG GATGACAGTTTCACAG AAAGATCTGCCCATATTCCTTGTCATACCCAGTTCGCTACCCCCATCTCCCCAAAGCCTCGGGGTCCTTGGCTCTGGAGCTGCCCCTGCTGTTTGTGCCTACACCCGGTGTCAGCTCTTTCTG GCCTTCGGTGGGGCTGGTTCCACCGCCTGGTGCAGAAATCCAAAAAGCCTTACATGTTCCAGTTCTGTAGGAGACACAAGATGCCAGCCTCTGCTCAG AGGAAGCTGCTGAGTCGCTATTGCCTGTCTGAGAAGGGCCATCACATCTCTGTCACCTCCCAAGACATCTCCCACAAGAAGCTGCGCTTCAAAAGGACCCAACCTTCAGACCCAGAGGCAGTGGAAGTTCTCCTGAGACGGGACTCACAGAAGCATAAAG GGCCTGAGTTCTACTTTGACTTGCTGCCTGAGGCCCGAGTTATTCGAGTGAGCATCCCCCCAGGCCCTGAGGTCAATGTACGTCTTTGTCACCAGTGGGCACTAGAGTGCGAAGAGCTGAACAGTCCCTTTGACGCCCAG GAAACCGTGTCTTGGGGCCGCACTGTAGACCTGCCTTATGAATTCCTTCAGCCCTGTCTGTGCATAGAG GCATCCTACCTCCAAGAGGACACTGTGAGGCGCAGAAAATGTCCCTTTCAGAGCTGGCCTGAAGCCT ATGGCCCGGACTTTTGGAAGTCAGTGAAATTTACTGACTACAGCCAACACAGTCAGATGGTCATGGCCCTGACACTCCACTGCCCACTGAAGCTGGaggcctccctctgccagaggcagggctggcacATCCTCTGTGAAGACCTCCCCAATGCCACAGCTCGAGAGTCAGAGGGG AGGTATGTTTTGGAGAAGGTGGACTTGCACCCCCAGCTCTGCTTCAAG TTCTCTTTTGGAAACAGCAGCCATGTTGAATGTCCCCGCCAGACTG CAGCCCCATCCTGGAATGTGAGCATTGACACCCAGGCTCAGCAGCTGATCCTTCACTTCTCCACAAGGATACATGCCACCTTCAGTGCTGCTTGGAGCCACCCAGACTTGGGACAGGACGGTCTGGTGCCCCCCGTATACAGCATCAGCCAG ACTCAGGGTTCAGGCCCAGTGACACTAGATCTCATCATTCCCTTCCTGAGGCCAGGGGGCTGTATTCTG GTGTGGCGGTCAGATGTTCAGTTTGCCTGGAAGCGCCTCTTGTGTCCGGATG TCTCTCATAGACGCCTGGGACTATTGATCCTGGCACTGCTGGCCCTCACCACCCTTTTGGGAGTTGTTCTGGTCCTCACCCTCTGGCGCCCACTATCAG GCCCCGGCCCAGCGCAGCCAGTGCTGCTCCTGCATGCAGCGGACTCAGAGGCGCAGCGGCGTCTAGTGGGAGCACTGGCTGAACTGCTGCGGGCCACTTTGGGCGGTGGACGCGATGTGATCGTGGACCTGTGGGAGGGGACGCGCATGGCGCGCCTGGGCCCACTGCCGTGGCTGTGGGCTGCGCGGGCGCAAGTGATGCGGGAGCGGGGCACCGTGCTGCTGCTGTGGAGCAGCGCCTGTTCCAGCCCCACCTGCGGCCCGGATCCCCACACTTCGCCCCTGTGTGGCCTGCTCCGCACCGCCCCACGTCCGCTTCTGCTGCTCGCTTACTTCAGTAGCCTCTGCACCAAAGGCGACATTCCCCCGCCGCTGCGCGCCCTGCCGCGCTACCGCCTGCTGCGTGACCTGCCTCGCCTGCTGCGAGCGCTGGGCGCCGCTGGGCCTTCCACCCAAGCCACTGGCTGGGGCCGCCTGGGCGCTCGGCAGTGCCTGCGGAGTCGCCTGGAACTGTGCCGCCGGCTGGAACGCGAGGCAGCCACACTTGCCCACCAAACCTGA